A single Carassius carassius chromosome 3, fCarCar2.1, whole genome shotgun sequence DNA region contains:
- the LOC132116049 gene encoding H(+)/Cl(-) exchange transporter 3 isoform X5 — protein sequence MEEEDSVDPYLPYDGGGDTIPLQELRGAGSNYAMSNGGGGAGASSSTHLLDLLEEPIPGVGTYDDFHTIDWVREKCKDRERHRKINSKKKESAWEFTKSLYDAWSGWLVVTLTGLASGALAGVIDIAADWLNDLKEGVCLSAMWFNHEQCCWDSNETTFAERDKCPQWKTWAELILGQAEGPGSYIMNYFMFTFWALSFAFLAVSLVKVFAPYACGSGIPEIKTILSGFIIRGYLGKWTLMIKTITLVLAVASGLSLGKEGPLVHVACCCGNIFSYLFPKYSKNEAKKREVLSAASAAGVSVAFGAPIGGVLFSLEEVSYYFPLKTLWRSFFAALVAAFVLRSINPFGNSRLVLFYVEYHTPWYLFELFPFILLGVFGGLWGAFFIRANIAWCRRRKSTRFGRYPVLEVITVAAITAIVAFPNPYTRQNTSELIKELFTDCGPLESSQLCQYRSQMNGSQAYPAGSDAAATPGVYSAMWQLSLALIFKIIMTIFTFGLKVPSGLFIPSMAIGAIAGRIVGIAVEQLAYYHHDWFLFREWCEVGADCITPGLYAMVGAAACLGGVTRMTVSLVVIVFELTGGLEYIVPLMAAVMTSKWVGDAFGREGIYEAHIRLNGYPFLDAKEEFTHTTLAREVMRPRRNDPPLAVLTQDDMTLAELQNIISQTSCNGFPVIVSKESQRLVGFALRRDITIAIENTRRKQEGIMLNSRVYFTQHAPTLPADSPRPLKLRSILDMSPFTVTDHTPMEIVVDIFRKLGLRQCLVTHNGRLLGIITKKDILRHMAQMANQDPESIMFN from the exons ATGGAGGAGGAGGACTCCGTCGACCCGTATCTCCCGTATGACGGCGGAGGGGACACGATCCCCCTGCAGGAGCTCCGCGGCGCAG ggtcGAACTACGCCATGTCTAATGGAGGGGGCGGAGCTGGGGCCAGTAGCTCCACCCACCTGCTGGATCTGCTGGAGGAGCCCATTCCAGGTGTGGGAACCTACGACGACTTCCACACCATCGACTGGGTCCGAGAGAAGTGCAAAGACCGAGAGCGACACCGCAAG ATAAACAGTAAAAAGAAGGAATCAGCGTGGGAATTCACCAAGAGTCTGTATGACGCCTGGTCCGGGTGGCTAGTGGTCACGCTAACAGGACTAGCatcag GAGCGTTAGCTGGAGTGATCGACATCGCGGCCGACTGGCTGAACGATCTGAAGGAGGGCGTGTGTCTCAGTGCCATGTGGTTTAATCATGAGCAGTGCTGCTGGGACTCCAACGAGACCACCTTCGCCGAGAGAGACAAGTGTCCTCAGTGGAAGACGTGGGCCGAGCTCATTCTGGGTCAGGCCGAG GGTCCAGGCTCCTATATAATGAACTACTTCATGTTCACGTTTTGGGCGCTGTCCTTCGCCTTCCTGGCCGTGTCTCTGGTGAAGGTGTTTGCGCCGTACGCCTGCGGCTCTGGAATACCTGAG ATCAAAACCATCCTGAGCGGCTTCATCATCCGAGGGTATCTGGGCAAGTGGACGCTGATGATAAAGACCATCACTCTGGTTCTGGCCGTGGCGTCGGGCCTCAGTCTGGGGAAGGAAGGTCCTCTGGTCCACGTGGCCTGCTGCTGCGGAAACATCTTTTCCTACCTCTTCCCCAAATACAGCAAAAACGAGGCCAAGAAAAGAGAG GTTTTGTCGGCGGCGTCGGCTGCTGGTGTGTCTGTGGCTTTCGGGGCTCCTATAGGAGGAGTTCTGTTCAGTCTGGAGGAG gtGAGTTATTACTTCCCTCTGAAGACTCTGTGGCGCTCGTTCTTCGCGGCTCTGGTGGCGGCGTTCGTGCTGCGCTCCATCAACCCATTCGGAAACAGTCGTCTGGTACTGTTTTACGTGGAGTACCACACGCCCTGGTACCTGTTCGAGCTCTTCCCCTTCATCCTGCTGGGGGTGTTCGGAGGCCTGTGGGGGGCCTTCTTCATCCGGGCCAACATCGCCTGGTGCCGCCGCCGCAAGTCCACACGCTTCG GTAGGTATCCGGTGTTGGAGGTGATCACGGTCGCTGCCATCACGGCCATCGTGGCGTTCCCGAACCCGTACACACGGCAGAACACCAGCGAGCTGATCAAAGAGCTGTTCACGGACTGCGGCCCGCTGGAGTCGTCTCAGCTCTGCCAGTACCGCAGCCAGATGAACGGTAGTCAGGCGTACCCCGCGGGATCGGATGCCGCCGCCACCCCCGGAGTCTACTCGGCCATGTGGCAGCTCAGCCTGGCGCTCATTTTCAAAATCATCATGACCATCTTCACCTTTGGACTCAAG GTGCCGTCGGGTCTGTTCATCCCCAGTATGGCCATCGGGGCGATCGCGGGGCGTATCGTGGGCATCGCTGTGGAGCAGCTGGCGTATTATCATCACGACTGGTTTCTGTTCAGAGAGTGGTGTGAGGTGGGCGCCGACTGCATCACGCCGGGACTCTATGCCATGGTGGGCGCCGCGGCCTGTCTGG GCGGCGTGACGCGGATGACGGTGTCTCTGGTGGTCATCGTGTTCGAGCTGACCGGTGGGCTGGAGTACATCGTTCCTCTCATGGCGGCAGTGATGACCAGCAAATGGGTCGGCGATGCTTTCGGGAGGGAGGGGATCTACGAAGCCCACATCCGTCTGAACGGTTACCCCTTCCTGGACGCTAAGGAAGAGTTCACGCACACCACACTTGCGCGGGAAGTGATGCGTCCGCGGCGTAATGACCCACCGCTGGCTGTGCTGACGCAGGACGACATGACGCTCGCCGAGCTGCAGAACATCATCTCCCAAACCAGCTGCAACGGCTTCCCCGTCATCGTCTCCAAAGAGTCGCAGAGACTGGTGGGATTCGCGCTGCGCAGGGATATAACCATCGCTATAG AAAACACTCGGCGTAAGCAGGAGGGAATAATGCTGAACTCGCGGGTGTATTTTACCCAGCATGCCCCGACCCTcccagccgacagccctcggccGCTGAAGCTGCGCAGCATCCTGGACATGAGCCCCTTCACCGTCACCGACCACACGCCCATGGAGATCGTGGTGGACATCTTCCGCAAGCTCGGCCTGCGCCAGTGCCTCGTGACGCACAACGG
- the LOC132116049 gene encoding H(+)/Cl(-) exchange transporter 3 isoform X2, whose translation MEEEDSVDPYLPYDGGGDTIPLQELRGAGSNYAMSNGGGGAGASSSTHLLDLLEEPIPGVGTYDDFHTIDWVREKCKDRERHRKINSKKKESAWEFTKSLYDAWSGWLVVTLTGLASGALAGVIDIAADWLNDLKEGVCLSAMWFNHEQCCWDSNETTFAERDKCPQWKTWAELILGQAEGPGSYIMNYFMFTFWALSFAFLAVSLVKVFAPYACGSGIPEIKTILSGFIIRGYLGKWTLMIKTITLVLAVASGLSLGKEGPLVHVACCCGNIFSYLFPKYSKNEAKKREVLSAASAAGVSVAFGAPIGGVLFSLEEVSYYFPLKTLWRSFFAALVAAFVLRSINPFGNSRLVLFYVEYHTPWYLFELFPFILLGVFGGLWGAFFIRANIAWCRRRKSTRFGRYPVLEVITVAAITAIVAFPNPYTRQNTSELIKELFTDCGPLESSQLCQYRSQMNGSQAYPAGSDAAATPGVYSAMWQLSLALIFKIIMTIFTFGLKVPSGLFIPSMAIGAIAGRIVGIAVEQLAYYHHDWFLFREWCEVGADCITPGLYAMVGAAACLGGVTRMTVSLVVIVFELTGGLEYIVPLMAAVMTSKWVGDAFGREGIYEAHIRLNGYPFLDAKEEFTHTTLAREVMRPRRNDPPLAVLTQDDMTLAELQNIISQTSCNGFPVIVSKESQRLVGFALRRDITIAIENTRRKQEGIMLNSRVYFTQHAPTLPADSPRPLKLRSILDMSPFTVTDHTPMEIVVDIFRKLGLRQCLVTHNGILLGIITKKNILEHLEELKQHVEPLAPPWYYYKKRYPSSYGPDGKPRPRVHNVQLASSSSRYEEDESEEEVRLLDSSSL comes from the exons ATGGAGGAGGAGGACTCCGTCGACCCGTATCTCCCGTATGACGGCGGAGGGGACACGATCCCCCTGCAGGAGCTCCGCGGCGCAG ggtcGAACTACGCCATGTCTAATGGAGGGGGCGGAGCTGGGGCCAGTAGCTCCACCCACCTGCTGGATCTGCTGGAGGAGCCCATTCCAGGTGTGGGAACCTACGACGACTTCCACACCATCGACTGGGTCCGAGAGAAGTGCAAAGACCGAGAGCGACACCGCAAG ATAAACAGTAAAAAGAAGGAATCAGCGTGGGAATTCACCAAGAGTCTGTATGACGCCTGGTCCGGGTGGCTAGTGGTCACGCTAACAGGACTAGCatcag GAGCGTTAGCTGGAGTGATCGACATCGCGGCCGACTGGCTGAACGATCTGAAGGAGGGCGTGTGTCTCAGTGCCATGTGGTTTAATCATGAGCAGTGCTGCTGGGACTCCAACGAGACCACCTTCGCCGAGAGAGACAAGTGTCCTCAGTGGAAGACGTGGGCCGAGCTCATTCTGGGTCAGGCCGAG GGTCCAGGCTCCTATATAATGAACTACTTCATGTTCACGTTTTGGGCGCTGTCCTTCGCCTTCCTGGCCGTGTCTCTGGTGAAGGTGTTTGCGCCGTACGCCTGCGGCTCTGGAATACCTGAG ATCAAAACCATCCTGAGCGGCTTCATCATCCGAGGGTATCTGGGCAAGTGGACGCTGATGATAAAGACCATCACTCTGGTTCTGGCCGTGGCGTCGGGCCTCAGTCTGGGGAAGGAAGGTCCTCTGGTCCACGTGGCCTGCTGCTGCGGAAACATCTTTTCCTACCTCTTCCCCAAATACAGCAAAAACGAGGCCAAGAAAAGAGAG GTTTTGTCGGCGGCGTCGGCTGCTGGTGTGTCTGTGGCTTTCGGGGCTCCTATAGGAGGAGTTCTGTTCAGTCTGGAGGAG gtGAGTTATTACTTCCCTCTGAAGACTCTGTGGCGCTCGTTCTTCGCGGCTCTGGTGGCGGCGTTCGTGCTGCGCTCCATCAACCCATTCGGAAACAGTCGTCTGGTACTGTTTTACGTGGAGTACCACACGCCCTGGTACCTGTTCGAGCTCTTCCCCTTCATCCTGCTGGGGGTGTTCGGAGGCCTGTGGGGGGCCTTCTTCATCCGGGCCAACATCGCCTGGTGCCGCCGCCGCAAGTCCACACGCTTCG GTAGGTATCCGGTGTTGGAGGTGATCACGGTCGCTGCCATCACGGCCATCGTGGCGTTCCCGAACCCGTACACACGGCAGAACACCAGCGAGCTGATCAAAGAGCTGTTCACGGACTGCGGCCCGCTGGAGTCGTCTCAGCTCTGCCAGTACCGCAGCCAGATGAACGGTAGTCAGGCGTACCCCGCGGGATCGGATGCCGCCGCCACCCCCGGAGTCTACTCGGCCATGTGGCAGCTCAGCCTGGCGCTCATTTTCAAAATCATCATGACCATCTTCACCTTTGGACTCAAG GTGCCGTCGGGTCTGTTCATCCCCAGTATGGCCATCGGGGCGATCGCGGGGCGTATCGTGGGCATCGCTGTGGAGCAGCTGGCGTATTATCATCACGACTGGTTTCTGTTCAGAGAGTGGTGTGAGGTGGGCGCCGACTGCATCACGCCGGGACTCTATGCCATGGTGGGCGCCGCGGCCTGTCTGG GCGGCGTGACGCGGATGACGGTGTCTCTGGTGGTCATCGTGTTCGAGCTGACCGGTGGGCTGGAGTACATCGTTCCTCTCATGGCGGCAGTGATGACCAGCAAATGGGTCGGCGATGCTTTCGGGAGGGAGGGGATCTACGAAGCCCACATCCGTCTGAACGGTTACCCCTTCCTGGACGCTAAGGAAGAGTTCACGCACACCACACTTGCGCGGGAAGTGATGCGTCCGCGGCGTAATGACCCACCGCTGGCTGTGCTGACGCAGGACGACATGACGCTCGCCGAGCTGCAGAACATCATCTCCCAAACCAGCTGCAACGGCTTCCCCGTCATCGTCTCCAAAGAGTCGCAGAGACTGGTGGGATTCGCGCTGCGCAGGGATATAACCATCGCTATAG AAAACACTCGGCGTAAGCAGGAGGGAATAATGCTGAACTCGCGGGTGTATTTTACCCAGCATGCCCCGACCCTcccagccgacagccctcggccGCTGAAGCTGCGCAGCATCCTGGACATGAGCCCCTTCACCGTCACCGACCACACGCCCATGGAGATCGTGGTGGACATCTTCCGCAAGCTCGGCCTGCGCCAGTGCCTCGTGACGCACAACGG GATTTTATTGGGCATCATCACAAAGAAGAATATTTTAGAGCATCTGGAAGAGCTCAAGCAGCACGTGGAGCCCTTG
- the LOC132116049 gene encoding H(+)/Cl(-) exchange transporter 3 isoform X4, with amino-acid sequence MSNGGGGAGASSSTHLLDLLEEPIPGVGTYDDFHTIDWVREKCKDRERHRKINSKKKESAWEFTKSLYDAWSGWLVVTLTGLASGALAGVIDIAADWLNDLKEGVCLSAMWFNHEQCCWDSNETTFAERDKCPQWKTWAELILGQAEGPGSYIMNYFMFTFWALSFAFLAVSLVKVFAPYACGSGIPEIKTILSGFIIRGYLGKWTLMIKTITLVLAVASGLSLGKEGPLVHVACCCGNIFSYLFPKYSKNEAKKREVLSAASAAGVSVAFGAPIGGVLFSLEEVSYYFPLKTLWRSFFAALVAAFVLRSINPFGNSRLVLFYVEYHTPWYLFELFPFILLGVFGGLWGAFFIRANIAWCRRRKSTRFGRYPVLEVITVAAITAIVAFPNPYTRQNTSELIKELFTDCGPLESSQLCQYRSQMNGSQAYPAGSDAAATPGVYSAMWQLSLALIFKIIMTIFTFGLKVPSGLFIPSMAIGAIAGRIVGIAVEQLAYYHHDWFLFREWCEVGADCITPGLYAMVGAAACLGGVTRMTVSLVVIVFELTGGLEYIVPLMAAVMTSKWVGDAFGREGIYEAHIRLNGYPFLDAKEEFTHTTLAREVMRPRRNDPPLAVLTQDDMTLAELQNIISQTSCNGFPVIVSKESQRLVGFALRRDITIAIENTRRKQEGIMLNSRVYFTQHAPTLPADSPRPLKLRSILDMSPFTVTDHTPMEIVVDIFRKLGLRQCLVTHNGILLGIITKKNILEHLEELKQHVEPLAPPWYYYKKRYPSSYGPDGKPRPRVHNVQLASSSSRYEEDESEEEVRLLDSSSL; translated from the exons ATGTCTAATGGAGGGGGCGGAGCTGGGGCCAGTAGCTCCACCCACCTGCTGGATCTGCTGGAGGAGCCCATTCCAGGTGTGGGAACCTACGACGACTTCCACACCATCGACTGGGTCCGAGAGAAGTGCAAAGACCGAGAGCGACACCGCAAG ATAAACAGTAAAAAGAAGGAATCAGCGTGGGAATTCACCAAGAGTCTGTATGACGCCTGGTCCGGGTGGCTAGTGGTCACGCTAACAGGACTAGCatcag GAGCGTTAGCTGGAGTGATCGACATCGCGGCCGACTGGCTGAACGATCTGAAGGAGGGCGTGTGTCTCAGTGCCATGTGGTTTAATCATGAGCAGTGCTGCTGGGACTCCAACGAGACCACCTTCGCCGAGAGAGACAAGTGTCCTCAGTGGAAGACGTGGGCCGAGCTCATTCTGGGTCAGGCCGAG GGTCCAGGCTCCTATATAATGAACTACTTCATGTTCACGTTTTGGGCGCTGTCCTTCGCCTTCCTGGCCGTGTCTCTGGTGAAGGTGTTTGCGCCGTACGCCTGCGGCTCTGGAATACCTGAG ATCAAAACCATCCTGAGCGGCTTCATCATCCGAGGGTATCTGGGCAAGTGGACGCTGATGATAAAGACCATCACTCTGGTTCTGGCCGTGGCGTCGGGCCTCAGTCTGGGGAAGGAAGGTCCTCTGGTCCACGTGGCCTGCTGCTGCGGAAACATCTTTTCCTACCTCTTCCCCAAATACAGCAAAAACGAGGCCAAGAAAAGAGAG GTTTTGTCGGCGGCGTCGGCTGCTGGTGTGTCTGTGGCTTTCGGGGCTCCTATAGGAGGAGTTCTGTTCAGTCTGGAGGAG gtGAGTTATTACTTCCCTCTGAAGACTCTGTGGCGCTCGTTCTTCGCGGCTCTGGTGGCGGCGTTCGTGCTGCGCTCCATCAACCCATTCGGAAACAGTCGTCTGGTACTGTTTTACGTGGAGTACCACACGCCCTGGTACCTGTTCGAGCTCTTCCCCTTCATCCTGCTGGGGGTGTTCGGAGGCCTGTGGGGGGCCTTCTTCATCCGGGCCAACATCGCCTGGTGCCGCCGCCGCAAGTCCACACGCTTCG GTAGGTATCCGGTGTTGGAGGTGATCACGGTCGCTGCCATCACGGCCATCGTGGCGTTCCCGAACCCGTACACACGGCAGAACACCAGCGAGCTGATCAAAGAGCTGTTCACGGACTGCGGCCCGCTGGAGTCGTCTCAGCTCTGCCAGTACCGCAGCCAGATGAACGGTAGTCAGGCGTACCCCGCGGGATCGGATGCCGCCGCCACCCCCGGAGTCTACTCGGCCATGTGGCAGCTCAGCCTGGCGCTCATTTTCAAAATCATCATGACCATCTTCACCTTTGGACTCAAG GTGCCGTCGGGTCTGTTCATCCCCAGTATGGCCATCGGGGCGATCGCGGGGCGTATCGTGGGCATCGCTGTGGAGCAGCTGGCGTATTATCATCACGACTGGTTTCTGTTCAGAGAGTGGTGTGAGGTGGGCGCCGACTGCATCACGCCGGGACTCTATGCCATGGTGGGCGCCGCGGCCTGTCTGG GCGGCGTGACGCGGATGACGGTGTCTCTGGTGGTCATCGTGTTCGAGCTGACCGGTGGGCTGGAGTACATCGTTCCTCTCATGGCGGCAGTGATGACCAGCAAATGGGTCGGCGATGCTTTCGGGAGGGAGGGGATCTACGAAGCCCACATCCGTCTGAACGGTTACCCCTTCCTGGACGCTAAGGAAGAGTTCACGCACACCACACTTGCGCGGGAAGTGATGCGTCCGCGGCGTAATGACCCACCGCTGGCTGTGCTGACGCAGGACGACATGACGCTCGCCGAGCTGCAGAACATCATCTCCCAAACCAGCTGCAACGGCTTCCCCGTCATCGTCTCCAAAGAGTCGCAGAGACTGGTGGGATTCGCGCTGCGCAGGGATATAACCATCGCTATAG AAAACACTCGGCGTAAGCAGGAGGGAATAATGCTGAACTCGCGGGTGTATTTTACCCAGCATGCCCCGACCCTcccagccgacagccctcggccGCTGAAGCTGCGCAGCATCCTGGACATGAGCCCCTTCACCGTCACCGACCACACGCCCATGGAGATCGTGGTGGACATCTTCCGCAAGCTCGGCCTGCGCCAGTGCCTCGTGACGCACAACGG GATTTTATTGGGCATCATCACAAAGAAGAATATTTTAGAGCATCTGGAAGAGCTCAAGCAGCACGTGGAGCCCTTG